In Fusarium musae strain F31 chromosome 7, whole genome shotgun sequence, a single window of DNA contains:
- a CDS encoding hypothetical protein (CAZy:GH43), protein MSGLSAATSARMALDIRQEGTFSNPVLFQDLPDIDVFRVGSVYYYSTSTFAFSPGAPVLKSYDLVNWTPVTHSVPDVVDFGKEYKLNGDNDRAYVKGVWASSMRYRKSHDKFYWMGCIQSTGKTFLYTAPGNGAADNDGENDNWEWTLEGTIDECFYDNGIFFDDDDTMYVTWGNRQLRVTQLSDDGLSVVRTETIYDSGDDLYLEGAHLYKTRGYYWVCPTKVASGQYILRSTKPFGKYEVREFWDNLSGPLSNAGYAHQGGMVDTPEGDWHYLAFMDAYPAGRVPVLAPITWSEDDWPSIVLDANGGWGVTYAIPVQTNKTVPGVERLDDFSAPTLHPEWEWNHSPDSEYFELGSDGLTLKTASVVGDLFNARNTLTHRITGPRSAATWHLNISGLTQGDRAGAAIFRDESAYIGVHRDTNGTKVVFVNEINMNQQWQTVSRGTVAATGPSIDAHEIWLRVEADVTPAFGLSPVREAHFYYSLDGGSGSRASVSRYLTLRLRNWVAK, encoded by the exons ATGTCTGGTCTCAGTGCCGCGACATCGGCTCGGATGGCCCTAGACATACGGCAGGAGGGAACGTTCAGCAACCCGGTCCTATTTCAGGATCTTCCAGATATAGATGTTTTTCGGGTCGGCTCTGTCTACTACTACTCGACATCCACCTTCGCCTTCTCTCCTGGGGCTCCAGTCCTGAAATCCTACGACTTGGTGAATTGGACGCCAGTAACACACAGCGTTCCCGACGTTGTGGATTTTGGGAAAGAATACAAACTCAATGGCGACAATGACCGCGCTTATGTCAAAGGTGTTTGGGCGAGCTCAATGAGATATCGCAAGTCTCACGATAAATTCTACTGGATGGGTTGCATTCAATCCACTGGCAAGACCTTCCTCTACACGGCTCCAGGGAATGGTGCCGCCGACAACGACGGCGAGAATGACAATTGGGAATGGACTCTTGAAGGGACCATTGACGAGTGCTTCTACGATAATGGAATCTtcttcgatgatgatgataccatGTACGTGACATGGGGCAACCGACAGCTCCGCGTTACTCAGCTTTCCGATGATGGGCTGAGCGTCGTGCGTACCGAGACCATTTACGATAGCGGCGATGATTTGTATCTCGAAGGCGCCCATCTGTACAAAACCCGGGGCTACTACTGGGTGTGTCCTACGAAAGTTGCTAGCGGCCAATACATCCTTCGCTCAACTAAGCCGTTCGGCAAATACGAGGTCCGGGAGTTCTGGGATAATCTTTCTGGTCCACTCTCCAACGCCGGCTATGCTCACCAGGGCGGCATGGTGGACACTCCCGAAGGCGACTGGCATTACCTCGCCTTCATGGATGCTTATCCTGCCGGCCGTGTTCCTGTTCTGGCCCCCATCACGTGGTCTGAGGATGACTGGCCATCGATTGTACTCGATGCCAATGGCGGCTGGGGAGTGACATATGCTATTCCGGTTCAGACAAACAAGACTGTCCCAGGTGTCGAACGTCTTGATGACTTTTCCGCGCCAACCTTGCATCCAGAGTGGGAGTGGAATCACAGCCCTGACTCAGAATACTTCGAACTCGGGTCAGACGGCTTGACTCTCAAGACTGCCTCTGTCGTTGGGGACCTCTTTAATGCACGAAACACTCTAACTCATCGCATTACAGGCCCACGATCTGCAGCGACCTGGCACCTCAATATCAGCGGTCTCACCCAAGGTGATCGTGCTGGGGCAGCCATATTCCGCGACGAATCGGCATATATAGGCGTGCACCGAGATACAAATGGCACTAAGGTTGTGTTTGTGAACGAGATTAATATGAACCAGCAGTGGCAGACTGTCAGCAGAGGCACGGTCGCAGCAACAGGTCCCTCCATAGACGCGCACGAGATCTGGCTTCGTGTTGAAGCTGATGTGACCCCAGCTTTCGGTCTGTCTCCTGTGAGGGAAGCACACTTCTACTATAGTCTTGACG GTGGCAGTGGTTCACGGGCTTCCGTTTCGCGGTATTTAACTTTGCGACTGCGAAACTGGGTGGCCAAATAA